From a region of the Corallococcus coralloides DSM 2259 genome:
- a CDS encoding M35 family metallo-endopeptidase, producing the protein MSKSLRGFKWLMGTVVGVSLLSGCGAPPAEGEPTPTEATEQAQGALTAQVTAGKASMAASERVAVEVTLTNTSSAPVTLYKWDAPGEGLNEGRLSVSRDGQPVEYTGAHFKRVQGRAEDLITLAPGQSISGPVVVSDAYDLSVSGTYTIRYELEAREGVTALSSNSVSLFIEGRRTSRDGAEAMGTVTAQGLSYSGACTSSEQTIITNAYNSAKTYSNNSYTYLSGTPSATSRYTTWFGTYSSSGWNEIKTHFNNIKNAFASANVVVDCSCNDSGTYAYVYPSSPYKIYVCGAFWSAPNTGTDSRAGTLVHEMSHFTVVAGTDDWAYGQTAAKNLARSNPTRARNNADSHEYFTENNPSLP; encoded by the coding sequence GTGAGCAAGAGCCTTCGCGGTTTCAAGTGGCTGATGGGCACGGTGGTCGGCGTCTCCCTGCTGAGCGGTTGCGGCGCTCCTCCGGCGGAGGGTGAGCCCACCCCGACCGAGGCCACGGAGCAGGCCCAGGGCGCCCTGACGGCGCAGGTCACCGCGGGCAAGGCCTCCATGGCCGCCAGCGAGCGCGTGGCGGTGGAGGTGACGCTGACGAACACCTCCTCCGCGCCGGTGACCCTCTACAAGTGGGACGCGCCGGGAGAGGGCCTCAACGAGGGCCGCCTGTCGGTGTCCCGCGATGGCCAGCCGGTGGAGTACACGGGCGCGCACTTCAAGCGCGTGCAGGGCCGCGCCGAGGACCTCATCACCCTGGCCCCTGGCCAGAGCATCTCCGGCCCGGTCGTCGTGTCGGACGCGTATGACCTGTCCGTCTCCGGCACGTACACCATCCGCTACGAGCTGGAGGCGCGCGAGGGCGTGACGGCGCTGTCGTCCAACTCGGTCAGCCTCTTCATCGAGGGCCGCCGCACCAGCCGCGATGGCGCCGAGGCGATGGGCACGGTGACGGCGCAGGGCCTGTCCTACTCCGGGGCCTGCACCAGCTCCGAGCAGACCATCATCACCAACGCGTACAACAGCGCGAAGACCTACTCCAACAACTCGTACACGTACCTGAGCGGCACGCCGTCCGCGACCAGCCGCTACACCACCTGGTTCGGCACGTACTCCAGCAGCGGCTGGAACGAGATCAAGACGCACTTCAACAACATCAAGAACGCGTTCGCGTCCGCCAACGTCGTCGTGGACTGCAGCTGCAACGACAGCGGGACGTACGCGTACGTGTACCCGTCCTCGCCGTACAAGATCTACGTGTGCGGCGCCTTCTGGAGCGCCCCCAACACGGGCACGGATTCGCGCGCGGGCACGCTGGTCCACGAGATGAGCCACTTCACCGTCGTGGCCGGCACGGACGACTGGGCCTACGGCCAGACGGCCGCGAAGAACCTGGCCAGGTCCAACCCCACGCGCGCGCGTAACAACGCGGACAGCCACGAATACTTCACGGAGAACAACCCCTCGCTGCCGTAA
- a CDS encoding glutamine amidotransferase-related protein — MRAVVFEHEEHEGPGLLGPALEAAGFTLVRRFRTVKREDVDAPLVVVMGGPMGVYEADAHPFLNEELALLGERLANDRACVGVCLGAQLLAAAAGATVSPGKNGFEVGVGPVRWTQDALTDPVVAGVKPRTAVAHWHGDTYTPVPGATLLASTDRYTQQAFRLGRSYGFQFHLELTAQELGRWLELGEEDLVTRGKDVVALKGQLPRLKAAEAENTELLHRLAHQLAKGLR; from the coding sequence ATGCGCGCGGTGGTGTTCGAGCACGAGGAGCACGAGGGGCCAGGCCTCTTGGGGCCGGCGCTGGAGGCGGCGGGCTTCACGCTGGTGCGGCGCTTCCGGACGGTGAAGCGCGAGGACGTGGACGCGCCGCTGGTGGTGGTGATGGGTGGGCCCATGGGCGTGTACGAGGCGGACGCCCATCCGTTCCTGAATGAAGAGCTGGCGTTGCTGGGAGAGCGGCTGGCGAACGACCGCGCGTGCGTGGGCGTGTGTCTGGGTGCGCAACTGTTGGCGGCGGCGGCGGGCGCGACGGTGTCGCCGGGGAAGAACGGCTTCGAGGTGGGCGTGGGGCCGGTGCGCTGGACGCAGGATGCGCTCACGGACCCGGTGGTGGCGGGGGTGAAGCCGCGCACGGCGGTGGCGCACTGGCACGGGGACACATACACGCCGGTGCCCGGCGCGACGCTGCTCGCGTCCACGGACCGGTACACGCAGCAGGCCTTCCGTCTGGGGAGGTCGTATGGCTTCCAGTTCCACCTGGAGCTGACGGCGCAGGAGCTGGGGCGCTGGCTGGAGCTGGGGGAGGAGGACCTGGTGACCCGGGGCAAGGACGTGGTGGCGCTGAAGGGGCAGCTGCCCAGGCTCAAGGCGGCGGAGGCGGAGAACACGGAGCTGCTGCACCGGCTCGCGCATCAGCTGGCGAAGGGCCTACGCTGA
- a CDS encoding fumarate hydratase: protein MSDFQFQDMLPLGKDETPYRLLTKDGISTFEAGGRSFLQVEPEALTLLTREAMRDISHLLRPGHLQQLANILKDPEASSNDKFVAVELLKNANIAAGGVLPSCQDTGTAIVMGKKGQYVLTRGGDEAAISKGVFDTYLTANLRYSQMAPLDMYKEVNTGNNLPAQIELYATDGDAYKFLFMAKGGGSANKSYLFQETKAVLNPQSLLAFLEQKIRSLGTAACPPYHLAIVVGGTSAEFALKTAKYASARYLDTLPTSGNALGRGFRDVELEQEVLKLTQRTGIGAQFGGKYFCHDVRVIRLPRHGASCPVAIAVSCSADRQALGKITRDGVFLEALETDPAKYLPETTDTDLSGDVVKLDLNRPMSDLRAELSRYPIKTRLSLSGSLVVARDIAHAKIKERLDRGEGMPQYLKDHMVYYAGPAKTPEGYASGSFGPTTAGRMDAYVDQFQAEGGSFVMLAKGNRSPAVTEACKKHGGFYLGSIGGPAARLAQDCIKKVEVLEYAELGMEAVWKIDVVDFPAFIVVDDKGNDFFANINKPSAKK, encoded by the coding sequence ATGAGTGACTTCCAGTTCCAGGACATGCTGCCGCTTGGCAAGGACGAGACGCCCTACCGCCTGCTCACGAAGGACGGCATCTCCACGTTCGAGGCCGGCGGCCGCAGCTTCCTCCAGGTGGAGCCTGAGGCGCTCACGCTGCTCACCCGCGAGGCCATGCGGGACATCTCGCACCTGCTCCGGCCCGGCCACCTGCAGCAGCTGGCGAACATCCTCAAGGACCCGGAGGCGTCGTCCAACGACAAGTTCGTGGCGGTGGAGCTGCTCAAGAACGCCAACATCGCCGCGGGCGGCGTGCTGCCCTCCTGCCAGGACACCGGCACCGCCATCGTGATGGGCAAGAAGGGCCAGTACGTCCTCACCCGCGGCGGCGACGAGGCGGCCATCTCCAAGGGCGTGTTCGACACGTACCTCACGGCCAACCTGCGCTACTCGCAGATGGCGCCCCTGGACATGTACAAGGAGGTCAACACGGGCAACAACCTGCCCGCGCAGATCGAGCTCTACGCGACCGACGGCGACGCCTACAAGTTCCTCTTCATGGCCAAGGGCGGCGGCTCCGCGAACAAGAGCTACCTCTTCCAGGAGACGAAGGCCGTCCTCAACCCGCAGAGCCTGCTTGCGTTCCTGGAGCAGAAGATCCGCTCGCTGGGCACCGCCGCGTGCCCGCCGTACCACCTGGCCATCGTGGTGGGCGGCACGTCCGCGGAGTTCGCGCTGAAGACGGCGAAGTACGCCTCCGCGCGCTATCTGGACACGCTGCCCACCAGCGGCAACGCGCTGGGCCGGGGCTTCCGCGACGTGGAGCTGGAGCAGGAGGTGCTCAAGCTCACGCAGCGCACCGGCATTGGCGCGCAGTTCGGCGGCAAGTACTTCTGCCACGACGTGCGCGTCATCCGCCTGCCCCGCCACGGCGCGTCCTGCCCGGTGGCCATCGCCGTGTCGTGCTCGGCGGACCGCCAGGCGCTGGGCAAGATCACCCGCGACGGCGTCTTCCTGGAGGCGCTGGAGACGGACCCCGCGAAGTACCTGCCTGAGACGACGGACACGGACCTGTCCGGCGACGTGGTGAAGCTGGACTTGAACCGCCCCATGAGCGACCTGCGCGCGGAGCTGTCTCGCTACCCCATCAAGACGCGCCTGTCCTTGTCCGGCTCGCTGGTGGTGGCGCGCGACATCGCGCACGCGAAGATCAAGGAACGGCTGGACCGGGGCGAGGGCATGCCCCAGTACCTCAAGGACCACATGGTCTACTACGCGGGCCCGGCGAAGACGCCGGAGGGCTACGCGTCCGGCTCCTTCGGCCCCACCACCGCGGGCCGCATGGACGCGTACGTGGATCAGTTCCAGGCGGAGGGCGGCAGCTTCGTGATGCTCGCCAAGGGCAACCGCTCGCCGGCCGTCACCGAGGCCTGCAAGAAGCACGGCGGCTTCTACCTGGGCTCCATTGGCGGCCCGGCCGCGCGCCTGGCGCAGGACTGCATCAAGAAGGTGGAGGTGCTGGAGTACGCCGAGCTGGGCATGGAGGCGGTGTGGAAGATCGACGTGGTCGACTTCCCGGCCTTCATCGTCGTGGATGACAAGGGCAACGACTTCTTCGCGAACATCAACAAGCCGTCCGCGAAGAAGTAG
- a CDS encoding FruA-associating protein, FapA — protein sequence MNAQTEQAPHYEELSSADYAALEVWDPTQVVITPRMAARLWLQTSLRLTRAQKELHDAIFANDLSEAAKDRYAEARAELDSAEAWALHVARNIPRHR from the coding sequence ATGAACGCACAAACCGAGCAGGCCCCCCACTACGAAGAGCTGTCTTCCGCTGACTACGCCGCACTGGAGGTGTGGGATCCCACCCAGGTGGTGATTACGCCGCGCATGGCGGCCCGGCTGTGGCTCCAGACGAGCCTGCGGCTGACCCGCGCCCAGAAGGAGTTGCACGACGCCATCTTCGCCAACGACCTCAGTGAAGCGGCGAAGGACCGCTATGCCGAGGCCCGCGCGGAGCTGGACTCGGCGGAGGCGTGGGCCCTGCACGTGGCCCGCAACATCCCACGCCACCGGTAG
- a CDS encoding MFS transporter, which yields MADTPSVLAASVFRHRDFRLYQVARLCAVLAAQIESVAIGWQVYEITGSALALGYTGLAQFVPFLAFSLLGGQVADRYDRRRILAICQGVMLVCSLLLLSFTLGHITDVRFVYGVLVLFGTARAFYAPAGSALTPYLVPPEELTRAVAVNSTTWQVATIAGPAVGGLLYGWLGGTGVYLTSASLCALTIVWILSLKVRTGSASREPISLTTLVAGLRFVRQKRLLLGSLTLDLFAVLLGGAVALLPIYARDVLQTGPWGLGLLRSAPAAGAAVVAVLLAFRPLGGHAGWKMFGAVAVFGAATLVFGLSRSLPLSLAALAVGGAADMVSVVVRHTLELVSTPDDMRGRVGAVNMMCIGASNELGEFRAGSLAEALGAVHAVVIGAVGTLVVVGLWAWLFPELRNVDRLESAAHRPPLPEQDPTESAPSV from the coding sequence ATGGCCGATACCCCCTCCGTCCTCGCTGCTTCCGTCTTCCGTCACCGCGACTTCCGGCTGTACCAGGTCGCCCGTCTGTGCGCGGTGCTCGCGGCGCAGATCGAGTCGGTGGCCATCGGCTGGCAGGTGTACGAAATCACCGGGAGCGCGCTCGCGCTGGGCTACACGGGCCTGGCCCAGTTCGTCCCCTTCCTCGCCTTCAGCCTGCTGGGAGGACAGGTGGCGGACCGCTACGACCGCCGCCGCATCCTGGCCATCTGTCAGGGCGTGATGCTGGTGTGCAGCCTGCTGCTCTTGTCCTTCACGCTGGGCCACATCACGGACGTGCGGTTCGTCTACGGCGTGCTGGTGCTGTTCGGCACCGCGCGCGCCTTCTACGCGCCCGCGGGCTCCGCGCTCACGCCCTACCTGGTGCCGCCGGAAGAGCTGACGCGCGCGGTGGCGGTGAACTCCACCACGTGGCAGGTGGCCACCATCGCCGGCCCCGCCGTGGGCGGCCTGCTCTACGGGTGGCTGGGCGGCACGGGCGTCTACCTCACGTCCGCATCGCTGTGCGCGCTCACCATCGTGTGGATCCTCTCGCTCAAGGTGCGCACCGGCAGCGCGTCGCGCGAGCCCATCTCGTTGACGACGCTCGTCGCGGGCCTGCGCTTCGTGCGCCAGAAGCGGCTGCTCCTGGGCAGCCTCACCCTGGACCTCTTCGCGGTGCTCCTGGGCGGCGCGGTGGCGCTGTTGCCCATCTACGCGCGCGACGTGCTGCAGACCGGCCCGTGGGGCCTGGGCCTCTTGCGCAGCGCTCCGGCCGCGGGCGCGGCGGTGGTGGCGGTGCTGCTCGCCTTCCGTCCGCTGGGGGGCCACGCCGGGTGGAAGATGTTCGGCGCGGTGGCGGTGTTCGGCGCGGCCACGCTGGTGTTCGGCCTGAGCAGGTCCCTGCCCCTGTCGCTCGCGGCGCTCGCCGTTGGCGGGGCGGCGGACATGGTGAGCGTGGTGGTGCGCCACACGCTGGAGCTGGTCTCCACGCCGGACGACATGCGCGGCCGCGTGGGCGCGGTGAACATGATGTGCATCGGCGCCTCCAACGAGCTGGGCGAGTTCCGCGCGGGCTCGCTCGCGGAAGCCCTGGGCGCCGTGCACGCGGTGGTGATTGGCGCCGTGGGCACGCTCGTCGTCGTGGGCCTCTGGGCCTGGCTCTTCCCGGAGCTGCGCAACGTGGACCGGCTGGAGTCCGCCGCCCACCGCCCGCCCCTCCCCGAACAGGACCCCACCGAGTCCGCGCCCTCCGTCTGA
- a CDS encoding class I SAM-dependent methyltransferase produces MSATGSFLLFLLLWAVLLVGVLSIVVSTLRTGAPPMPSSPRVRRALLAMLPADTRGTVLDLGSGWGDVAFNLADHCPQARVVAYELSWLPWLFSRLRQRLFPRPNLTLLHGDFFAASFQDATCVVCYLSPGIMTRLAPRFAAELPEGARILSHTFGLRGWTPVRSVRLQDLYRTPVYLYEVPPRAPPRE; encoded by the coding sequence GTGAGCGCGACCGGCTCCTTCCTTCTCTTCCTGCTGCTCTGGGCGGTGCTCCTCGTGGGGGTGCTGTCCATCGTCGTCTCCACGCTGCGCACCGGCGCGCCGCCCATGCCCAGCTCGCCCCGGGTGCGGCGGGCGCTCCTGGCCATGCTCCCGGCGGACACGCGGGGCACCGTGCTGGACCTGGGCTCGGGCTGGGGCGACGTGGCCTTCAACCTGGCGGACCACTGCCCCCAGGCGCGCGTCGTCGCGTACGAGCTGTCCTGGCTGCCGTGGCTCTTCAGCCGGTTGCGCCAGCGGCTCTTCCCCCGGCCCAACCTCACGCTGCTCCACGGGGACTTCTTCGCCGCGTCCTTCCAGGACGCGACCTGCGTCGTCTGCTACCTGTCCCCGGGCATCATGACGCGCCTGGCGCCCCGCTTCGCGGCCGAGCTGCCGGAAGGAGCGCGCATCCTGAGCCACACCTTCGGGCTGCGCGGCTGGACACCCGTGCGCAGCGTGCGGCTCCAGGACCTCTACCGCACGCCTGTCTACCTCTACGAAGTGCCGCCCCGCGCGCCGCCCCGTGAGTAG
- a CDS encoding AAA family ATPase — protein sequence MKLTRLHVHHYRGLAPDTVLTFGPALNVVVGATGSGRTTLLELVSAVLCSDFSGLLRESFALDYALRFDALTVDVAVRNEPPAALPATAGEGGPGDALALPPAALAHGLMPSIVATVRWDAAEDARLVMRASATGFACEVSGSAGFSKRMHWSVLDRSVWTLLFMAAQYLERGVKDRLKDLLRETFLLAPPRFDEALGMFERIGAIRYAMEQRGEELFPLGLMALPTWMPAWLREQVEREPVPPSLLLRHDALPQGFLARFVTLAGFASGTLTVDVTETTPLSQGGRLGFSGFRFAFVRPDGTPVTQEQLGHGQKRLLSFLYYLDVHGAFVIADELADGLHPDLVRACVRDMGQRQAFVTSQNPLLLEQLEFTHAEQLRTSLIRCEVGGGAGRWRWTQPTPEEAARWFDAYRAGTVPLGAVLRAQGFG from the coding sequence ATGAAGCTGACCCGCCTGCACGTCCATCACTACCGCGGGCTCGCGCCGGACACGGTGCTGACGTTTGGCCCTGCCTTGAACGTGGTGGTGGGCGCGACGGGCAGCGGACGCACGACGCTGCTGGAGCTGGTGTCCGCGGTGCTGTGCTCGGACTTCTCCGGGCTGCTGCGGGAGTCGTTCGCGCTGGACTACGCGCTGCGCTTCGACGCGCTGACGGTGGACGTGGCCGTGCGCAACGAGCCGCCCGCGGCGCTGCCCGCCACGGCCGGAGAAGGGGGGCCGGGTGACGCCCTGGCGCTGCCTCCGGCGGCGTTGGCGCACGGGCTGATGCCCTCCATCGTGGCGACGGTGCGGTGGGATGCGGCGGAGGATGCGCGGCTCGTCATGCGCGCCAGCGCCACGGGCTTCGCGTGCGAGGTGTCGGGTTCGGCGGGCTTCTCCAAGCGCATGCACTGGTCGGTGTTGGACCGGTCCGTGTGGACGCTGCTCTTCATGGCCGCGCAGTACCTGGAGCGCGGCGTGAAGGACCGGCTGAAGGACCTGCTGCGGGAGACGTTCCTGCTGGCGCCGCCGCGCTTCGACGAAGCGCTGGGCATGTTCGAGCGCATCGGCGCCATCCGCTACGCGATGGAGCAGCGCGGTGAGGAGTTGTTTCCGCTGGGGCTGATGGCGCTGCCCACGTGGATGCCGGCCTGGCTGCGCGAACAGGTGGAGCGCGAGCCCGTGCCCCCCTCACTGCTCCTGCGCCACGATGCGCTGCCCCAGGGCTTCCTCGCGCGCTTCGTGACGCTGGCGGGGTTTGCTTCCGGCACGCTCACGGTGGACGTGACGGAGACGACGCCGCTGTCCCAGGGCGGGAGGCTGGGCTTCAGCGGCTTCCGCTTCGCGTTCGTGCGGCCGGACGGCACACCGGTGACGCAGGAGCAGCTGGGCCATGGCCAGAAGCGGCTCTTGTCCTTCCTCTACTACCTGGACGTGCACGGGGCCTTCGTCATCGCGGACGAGCTGGCGGACGGCCTGCACCCGGACCTGGTGCGCGCGTGCGTGCGGGACATGGGGCAAAGGCAGGCCTTCGTCACCAGCCAGAACCCGCTGCTGCTGGAGCAGCTGGAGTTCACCCACGCGGAGCAGCTGCGCACGTCGTTGATCCGCTGCGAGGTGGGGGGCGGGGCTGGGAGGTGGCGGTGGACGCAGCCCACGCCGGAGGAGGCCGCGCGCTGGTTCGACGCGTACCGCGCGGGCACCGTGCCGCTGGGCGCGGTGCTGCGCGCCCAGGGCTTCGGATGA
- a CDS encoding isopenicillin N synthase family dioxygenase produces MADTPTMNIPTVDLLDLASGEPARLERAAAALREAFGVFGLVFVKNHGVDAPALERFYDAFSAFVARPDAQKRPLGRADLWYQRGWTPPNTEVAVASNGQPDFKECYFAAPTPTDAQSAMEFPELYPENIWPDDAPPFFQEGLLTMGTALHEAGLKLLRGAALALNLPEDTFTAACEKAPHVTRALQYLPLGPTQVNTGILWGEEHTDFNLLTLLPGGRFLDPAGRPAPKPDDQSGLYLRTRATPDAPNGQMVRGTAPAGCIVAQVGQQLEILTGGTFLATPHVITAPGVPGWQRQSAAHFMHVHTSQVLFPLPGFRTPEAVANYAPPVLAGTYDIKTLVDIGLAPPAALDKLGYRHYDRLNRMRATS; encoded by the coding sequence ATGGCGGACACCCCCACGATGAACATCCCGACGGTCGACCTGCTGGACCTGGCGTCGGGTGAACCGGCGCGCCTGGAGCGCGCCGCGGCGGCCCTGCGCGAGGCCTTCGGCGTCTTCGGCCTCGTGTTCGTGAAGAACCACGGCGTGGACGCGCCGGCGCTGGAGCGCTTCTACGACGCGTTCTCCGCCTTCGTGGCCCGCCCGGACGCGCAGAAGCGCCCCCTGGGCCGCGCGGACCTCTGGTACCAGCGCGGCTGGACGCCTCCCAACACGGAGGTCGCCGTCGCCAGCAACGGGCAGCCGGACTTCAAGGAGTGCTACTTCGCGGCGCCCACGCCCACGGACGCGCAGTCCGCCATGGAGTTCCCGGAGCTGTACCCGGAGAACATCTGGCCGGACGACGCGCCGCCCTTCTTCCAGGAGGGCCTGCTCACCATGGGCACCGCGCTGCACGAGGCCGGCCTCAAGCTCCTGCGCGGCGCCGCCCTGGCGCTGAACCTGCCCGAGGACACCTTCACCGCCGCGTGCGAGAAGGCGCCCCACGTCACGCGCGCGCTCCAGTACCTGCCGCTGGGCCCCACCCAGGTGAACACCGGCATCCTCTGGGGCGAGGAGCACACCGACTTCAACCTGCTGACGCTCCTGCCCGGAGGCCGGTTCCTCGACCCGGCGGGCCGCCCCGCGCCGAAGCCGGATGATCAGAGCGGCCTGTACCTGCGCACGCGCGCGACGCCGGACGCGCCCAACGGCCAGATGGTGCGCGGCACCGCGCCCGCGGGCTGCATCGTGGCGCAGGTGGGCCAGCAGTTGGAGATCCTCACGGGCGGCACGTTCCTCGCCACGCCGCACGTCATCACCGCGCCGGGCGTGCCGGGGTGGCAGCGCCAGTCCGCCGCGCACTTCATGCACGTGCACACCAGCCAGGTGCTCTTCCCGCTGCCCGGCTTCCGCACGCCGGAGGCGGTGGCCAACTACGCGCCGCCGGTGCTCGCGGGCACGTACGACATCAAGACGCTGGTGGACATCGGCCTCGCGCCGCCCGCCGCGCTCGACAAGCTGGGCTACCGCCACTACGACCGGCTGAACCGGATGCGCGCGACCTCATAA
- a CDS encoding type IV pilus twitching motility protein PilT, producing the protein MLTVGVQNGASDIHFRPGDPPIYRVNGVLRPLKMEKLQADHTKQVALHVMNDPLVKAQIDSVQECDSSYSLPGVARFRVNIYRQRGSLACILRIIPDEIPSIDGLGLPQVLKTIAGNERGLVLVTGATGSGKSSTLASMINHINHTESLHILTIEDPIEFIYKNVKSSISQREIGPDTANFAIALRAALRQDPDVILVGEMRDTETIDIALKASETGHLVLSTVHTTDASRTINRLVSVFPAEEQTMVRMRLADSLKATVSQRLLPKATGKGRTVALEIMVQTKTVEQYIRDDRAAELKDVIEKGRDMFGMQSFDQHLTQLYRAGDITLETAQSAASNPADFQRALEFD; encoded by the coding sequence CTGCTCACCGTCGGCGTCCAGAACGGGGCTTCGGACATCCACTTCCGTCCTGGCGACCCGCCCATCTACCGCGTGAACGGCGTGTTGCGGCCGCTGAAGATGGAAAAGCTCCAGGCGGATCACACGAAGCAGGTCGCGCTGCACGTGATGAACGATCCGCTGGTGAAGGCGCAGATCGACAGTGTGCAGGAATGCGACTCGTCCTACAGCCTGCCGGGCGTGGCGCGTTTCCGAGTGAACATCTACCGGCAGCGCGGCTCGCTGGCCTGCATCCTGCGCATCATCCCGGATGAGATTCCCAGCATCGACGGGCTGGGCCTGCCGCAGGTGCTGAAGACCATCGCCGGCAACGAGCGAGGGCTGGTGCTGGTGACGGGCGCCACGGGCTCCGGGAAGAGCTCCACGCTGGCGTCGATGATCAACCACATCAACCACACGGAGAGCCTGCACATCCTCACCATCGAGGACCCCATCGAGTTCATCTACAAGAACGTGAAGTCCTCCATCTCCCAGCGCGAGATTGGCCCGGACACGGCGAACTTCGCCATCGCGCTCAGAGCGGCGCTGCGTCAGGACCCGGACGTCATCCTGGTGGGCGAGATGCGCGACACGGAGACCATCGACATCGCGCTGAAGGCGTCGGAGACGGGCCACTTGGTGCTGTCCACGGTGCACACCACGGACGCGTCGCGCACCATCAACCGCCTGGTGTCGGTGTTCCCCGCGGAGGAGCAGACCATGGTGCGCATGCGCCTGGCGGACTCGCTCAAGGCGACCGTATCCCAGCGCCTCTTGCCCAAGGCCACCGGCAAGGGCCGCACGGTGGCGCTGGAGATCATGGTGCAGACGAAGACGGTGGAGCAGTACATCCGGGACGACCGCGCCGCGGAGCTCAAGGACGTCATCGAGAAGGGCCGCGACATGTTCGGCATGCAGTCCTTCGATCAGCACCTGACGCAGCTGTACCGCGCGGGCGACATCACGTTGGAGACGGCGCAGAGCGCGGCCTCCAACCCGGCGGACTTCCAGCGCGCGCTCGAGTTCGACTGA
- a CDS encoding MarR family winged helix-turn-helix transcriptional regulator: protein MQLLVLKNIGIHGIHSQSQIAERLLIDAPAVSRLVDRLEEDGLVERRAGENRRCVRLEITDAGRREIQALELAAHWLDAQARAFLAPPEVEELSRLLDKLQTGLFQLLGNEPAHPPRKDDPPCGPPPSNDNG, encoded by the coding sequence ATGCAACTGCTCGTGCTCAAGAACATCGGGATCCACGGCATCCACAGTCAGTCGCAGATCGCGGAGCGGCTGCTCATCGACGCGCCCGCGGTGAGCCGGCTGGTGGACCGGTTGGAGGAGGATGGTCTGGTGGAGCGCCGCGCGGGGGAGAACCGCCGCTGCGTGCGCCTGGAGATCACCGACGCGGGGCGCCGGGAGATCCAGGCCCTGGAGCTCGCCGCGCACTGGCTGGATGCCCAGGCGCGCGCGTTCCTGGCGCCGCCGGAGGTCGAGGAGCTGTCACGCCTCCTGGACAAGCTGCAGACGGGATTGTTCCAGCTCCTGGGCAACGAGCCCGCGCATCCGCCGCGCAAGGACGACCCGCCCTGCGGGCCGCCCCCCTCCAACGACAACGGGTGA